The genome window TGGAGGCCATGGAAACTCTGCATTGCACTGTTTCAATTCCTCATTTGCTTTTTCCTTCTTTCTCGTAACGCTGATGTGCTTCAACATAGCCCTTATGAGCTTTTGCTTTACGGGGGACACTCTCACCAAAATCCCTTCAAGTGATATAAGAGTGTTCACATGCTCGCTCCTTATGCTTCTAATAGGAATATTCTCTGGAAGATTTGCAATTCTTATGAAAAGATCCTTTCTCTCCTCTACATATGAGGGATTCACTTCACTGACAACGCTTCTGAGAGCCTGGTTGAATTCACCCAAAGCTTTGTCTGGAGACTTCAGAAGATAATATGCTAGAGAATCATCCATGTAATGAATATCGATCCAATCAACTTGGAGTGAGGTTGCTCCATTGTATATCATTTGCTTAATCCGAGATATGTACTTCCTCTCCTCATTATTTCTCGAGAAATTCAAAAGAAAATCTCTGAACCTCTCTACATAGTCTACTGCTAGTAATTCCTGCTTCGCATTTTCAACAGTCAAAGACCCAATACCTCCTTCCATTCTTTGAGTCCGGACTGAAACTTTTCGATTAATATCAGCTCTTCTGGAGTGACCTTTGCTTGAAGAGAGGGAAGATCAGCATTTGTGGCTAGCATCGAGTTTACTAAGACATAGAGCCTCCTCGTTATTATCCAATTGAGAAACTCCATAATTCTCCTTTTTTCCTGTATATAATTGGGATCTGGGTTCGATTTCAAGATCTTTTCAAGATGTGCAAGGTGTTCTGAGCATATCCAGTAGAAGCTGTTCGGCAGTTGTTCTAGATCCTTTGGGGATCTCATGCTCCTGCTCTTGTACTCAATTTTTGAAATCTCCTCCAGGGAGAACTCGTTCCACTTTCTTTTCACTATTCCTTTGTCCTCAAGCATATTTGCATACCATCTGGGGAGCTCTATTTCATCCCCCTTTTTTACGCTGAGAGTGGTACCATTCGGTAATTTCAGAGTCTCAGCATCAGCCAAGACAATAGCCTTCACTGGAGATCTCTCGAATGCCTCCTTGAGCAGCAGCATTTCTTCCATCAATTTGCTTCACCTCAATCCACAGAGAAAAGATCAAGCATCTATAACTATATAAAAAGGAAGGACATTATTATGTTTATTACAGCTCTTAAAAACTTGTAGATCTGGTGGTAAGATTGTCTGGCGCTGATTCGCACTTACTCTGGGCTGAAAAGTATAGACCTAGGTCTCTCAGTGAGATAATAAATCAAGAGGATGTTGTTGTGAGATTGAAAAGATTTGTTGAGGAAAAAAACATACCACATATGCTCTTTGCTGGACCTCCTGGTACAGGAAAAACAACTGCAGCTCTTGCTTTTGCTCATGATTTATACGGCGAAGGGTATCAGCAATACATCCTAGAAATGAACGCTTCGGATGAGAGGGGTATAGAGGACATAAGAACTAAGGTGAAAGAATTCGCTAGAGCAAGAGTGGTGGGAACTGTTCCCTTCAAGCTCATAATATTGGATGAAGCAGATAACATGACAGCTGATGCTCAGCAAGCTTTGAGGAGGATGATGGAGAACTTTACCTCCACTAGCAGGTTCATTCTCATAGCTAATTATGCTAGCAAAATAATTGAACCGATCCAGTCGAGAACTGCTCTGTTCAGATTCACTCCATTGAGCAGAGAACAGGTTGTGAGTAGGCTGAAATGGATAGCAGAGAGAGAGGGGATTAAATATGAAGATAAGGCACTTGACGCGATCTATGAGATAAGCGAAGGAGACATGAGAAAGGCAATCAATTTATTACAGTCATCAAGCGGAGTCGGAAAGGTCACTGTGGAGGTTGTCTACAAAGTCATAGGTCTAGCACAGCCGAAGGAAATAAGGGAAATGGTGAGTAGCGCTTTGGAGGGAAGATTTGATCTGGCCAGAGAGCGCCTCAGGAGGCTAATGATAGATTATGGACTGAGCGGTGTAGATATAATAAAGCAAGTGCATAGAGAGATCTTCGGTCCAGATCTCCAGCTATCAGAAGAGCAGCGCCTTCTCATAGCTGATTATGCAGGAGAGATCCTATTTCGGATGGTTGAAGGAGCTGATGATGAAATACAGATGAATAGCTTTTTGGCTTGGCTCGTTCTTCTCGGTAGAAGAATATCGCAGGAATGATCAGGAATGTCCGCTGAGAGCTATATTCCATGGACAGTGAAGTACAGGCCAAGAAGCATATCGGAATATATCAACCAAGATGAGGCAAAGACACTGCTGTTAAATTGGATGAGATCCTGGGAAAGAGGTGCCCCAAGCAAGAAGAGCGTCATATTGTATGGCCCTCCGGGAGTTGGAAAGACTTCATTGGTGGAGGCTATAGCAGGAGATATCAATGCCGAAATAGTGGAAACAAATGCCAGCGATTTCAGGAGAAAGGAGGACATAGAGAGAAGGATAAAGCCTGCAGC of Fervidicoccaceae archaeon contains these proteins:
- a CDS encoding replication factor C small subunit, whose translation is MSGADSHLLWAEKYRPRSLSEIINQEDVVVRLKRFVEEKNIPHMLFAGPPGTGKTTAALAFAHDLYGEGYQQYILEMNASDERGIEDIRTKVKEFARARVVGTVPFKLIILDEADNMTADAQQALRRMMENFTSTSRFILIANYASKIIEPIQSRTALFRFTPLSREQVVSRLKWIAEREGIKYEDKALDAIYEISEGDMRKAINLLQSSSGVGKVTVEVVYKVIGLAQPKEIREMVSSALEGRFDLARERLRRLMIDYGLSGVDIIKQVHREIFGPDLQLSEEQRLLIADYAGEILFRMVEGADDEIQMNSFLAWLVLLGRRISQE